One region of Limnospira fusiformis SAG 85.79 genomic DNA includes:
- a CDS encoding peptide ABC transporter substrate-binding protein, with product MSATNLRADIDYPKNMIRRLFLPLVILSCFLSITFAACSPQDAPTTQNDKNLKLLYWQSPTILNPHLATGFKDFDAARLVYEPLASYDHSDRLIPLLAAEIPSRENGSVAADGKSVTWKLRSGVTWSDGEPFTAKDVVFTYNFIMNPDVGSSSAEVYAGIESVEALDDYTIKITFKNITPGWSVPFTGQRGLILPEHIFASYNNSNIRSARANNQPIGTGPYKLVSFKPGDLALYEANPNYWEPDKPFFERVEIKGGGDATSAARAVLQTGDFDYAFNLQVEGHILQQLAAGGKGKILANFGSYVERIMFNFTDPNQATADGERSSVQFPHPFFSDKRVRQAFDLAIDRDTIANQLYGKTGRPTAQLIVIPAAYRSNQINYSHDLEKAKTLLDEAGWKDTNNNGIRDRDGLEMRVVFQTSVNPVRQKTQEIVKQSLEAIGIRVELKSIDPGIFFSGDPANTDTINHFYADLQMLTTGNESPDPGPHMKWWTCGEISQKENNWQRPNYARYCNPQYDEMWRKATTELDPEKRALLFRQMDEFLREDVAVMPIVERATTTGISNTLTGIEPSPWDANTWDIKNWQRQSI from the coding sequence ATGTCTGCTACAAATTTAAGGGCGGACATTGATTACCCTAAAAATATGATTCGGCGTTTATTCCTACCTCTAGTGATTCTTTCCTGTTTCTTGTCTATCACCTTCGCAGCCTGTAGCCCCCAGGACGCGCCAACTACTCAAAATGACAAAAACCTTAAACTTCTCTATTGGCAGTCTCCTACTATCCTTAATCCTCACTTGGCGACAGGATTTAAAGACTTTGATGCGGCTAGGTTAGTGTATGAGCCTTTGGCGAGTTATGATCATAGCGATCGCCTGATTCCTCTTCTGGCGGCGGAAATTCCCAGTCGAGAAAATGGGAGTGTCGCAGCAGATGGAAAATCGGTAACTTGGAAATTGCGATCGGGTGTAACTTGGTCTGACGGCGAACCTTTCACCGCCAAAGATGTGGTTTTCACTTATAACTTTATTATGAACCCTGATGTAGGTTCATCTAGTGCTGAGGTTTACGCAGGTATTGAAAGCGTAGAAGCCCTAGATGATTACACCATCAAAATTACTTTTAAAAATATTACTCCGGGTTGGTCGGTTCCTTTTACTGGTCAAAGAGGCTTAATTCTCCCAGAGCATATTTTTGCTAGTTACAATAACTCTAATATTCGGTCCGCTAGGGCGAATAATCAACCCATTGGCACCGGACCCTATAAACTGGTAAGTTTTAAACCGGGAGACTTAGCCCTTTATGAAGCTAACCCCAATTATTGGGAGCCAGATAAACCCTTTTTTGAAAGAGTAGAAATTAAAGGGGGTGGTGATGCAACCTCAGCCGCTAGAGCCGTCTTACAAACGGGAGATTTTGATTATGCTTTTAACTTACAGGTAGAAGGTCATATTCTCCAACAGTTAGCAGCCGGAGGGAAAGGCAAAATTTTGGCGAATTTTGGGTCCTATGTGGAAAGGATTATGTTTAATTTTACCGACCCTAATCAAGCTACCGCAGATGGAGAACGTTCTAGTGTTCAATTCCCCCATCCCTTTTTTAGTGATAAACGAGTCCGACAAGCCTTTGATTTGGCTATAGACCGTGATACTATAGCTAATCAACTTTATGGGAAAACAGGTCGTCCGACCGCGCAATTAATAGTTATTCCAGCCGCTTATAGATCCAATCAAATTAACTATAGCCACGACCTAGAAAAAGCTAAAACTTTGTTAGATGAAGCTGGCTGGAAAGATACTAATAATAATGGTATCCGTGACCGAGATGGATTAGAAATGCGCGTGGTGTTTCAAACATCAGTTAATCCCGTGCGCCAGAAAACTCAAGAAATAGTTAAACAGTCTTTAGAGGCGATCGGGATAAGGGTCGAATTAAAAAGCATTGATCCGGGTATCTTCTTCTCTGGCGACCCCGCCAATACCGACACCATTAATCATTTTTATGCAGACCTCCAAATGTTAACTACAGGAAATGAAAGTCCCGACCCAGGACCTCACATGAAGTGGTGGACCTGTGGGGAAATTTCCCAAAAAGAAAATAATTGGCAACGACCTAATTATGCTCGTTATTGCAACCCTCAATATGACGAAATGTGGCGAAAAGCAACCACCGAACTAGACCCAGAAAAACGAGCCTTATTATTCCGTCAAATGGATGAGTTTCTACGGGAAGATGTCGCAGTAATGCCCATTGTTGAACGTGCGACTACTACGGGAATTAGTAATACTTTAACTGGTATTGAACCCTCCCCTTGGGATGCTAATACTTGGGATATTAAAAATTGGCAGCGCCAGTCAATTTAG
- a CDS encoding cation:proton antiporter domain-containing protein encodes MDTLGYLINTDVDGFSMINLTTPLAQILSQPIQDPVAVFLIIMGMMLIAPLVFERIKLPGIVGLILAGVIIGPHGIGLLARDNTIVLLGTVGLLFLMFLAGLETSLDDLKLNAKSAFCFGLLTFLLPMILGTIAMMALGYSVLAAILVASCFASHTLLALPILNRLGIMRASSVTATLGGTLITNVLALLVLAVVVKAHRGDLTLEFWLFLIPALTIYTFASLWGVPKIGRWFFRKFGHDEGAEFTFVVATLLVASYVAQLIEIEPIIGAFLAGIALTPIIPNLSPLMNRIQFIGNTLFIPFFLISVGMLIDPLILIKEPRSLLVAVVMIVAEFISKYAAAWTSGKVFGWPFPEKMVCFGLSVAQAASTLAAITVAFNIELVDELTVNGVIAMILFSCIASPWIVNRWGKLVKPAEKLDGDNQRNWSERVLVPVANPSTEDNLLQLAILLVKKSKGTLLPLNVISDKNGNISSSAKTKQSRLLSVAEQIAHAATVKVESIARIDAAISRGIVRSATERNATLIICGWKGYSTYQENFFGSVIDQIIRRSPVPVLITRFPQPLENTERVFMVFNQGEISSWEFKQTLEITKAIAEEIKAKLHLLVLVTDYLTVDLNLSSFGLSKDTPVQQIQGNFIMKVSRMLKTNDLLLLTPGSHENQAFGFSRSGLVEPETIVRAHSDVATIVVHFPKLS; translated from the coding sequence ATGGATACTTTGGGATACTTAATCAATACAGACGTAGATGGGTTTTCCATGATTAATCTGACCACTCCCCTCGCGCAAATTTTATCACAACCCATTCAGGACCCCGTAGCGGTTTTCTTAATTATTATGGGGATGATGCTCATTGCTCCCCTAGTATTTGAACGCATAAAACTACCTGGTATTGTCGGATTAATCTTAGCCGGAGTTATTATTGGTCCCCATGGCATAGGGTTACTTGCCAGAGATAATACCATAGTTTTATTGGGGACTGTGGGATTGTTATTCTTGATGTTTCTAGCAGGCTTAGAAACCAGCTTAGACGACCTCAAACTAAATGCCAAGTCAGCCTTTTGCTTCGGTTTACTCACCTTTTTATTACCGATGATACTGGGAACTATAGCCATGATGGCTCTGGGTTACAGTGTATTAGCTGCCATCTTAGTAGCCTCTTGTTTTGCTTCCCATACTCTCCTAGCTTTACCCATCTTAAACCGTCTGGGAATTATGCGTGCTTCCTCCGTAACCGCCACCCTAGGAGGAACCTTAATTACCAATGTGTTAGCCTTATTAGTTTTAGCAGTTGTCGTCAAAGCCCATCGCGGCGATTTAACCCTAGAATTTTGGCTATTTTTAATTCCGGCTTTAACCATTTATACCTTCGCATCTCTCTGGGGAGTTCCCAAAATTGGTCGCTGGTTTTTCCGAAAATTTGGTCATGACGAAGGCGCAGAATTTACCTTTGTTGTCGCCACATTATTAGTAGCTTCCTATGTAGCGCAACTCATCGAAATTGAACCCATTATTGGCGCTTTCTTGGCTGGTATTGCTCTGACTCCTATTATCCCTAACTTGAGTCCATTAATGAACAGGATTCAGTTTATTGGCAATACCCTATTTATTCCCTTCTTTCTCATCTCTGTAGGGATGTTAATTGACCCTCTAATTTTAATCAAAGAACCTCGCTCTCTTTTAGTCGCAGTAGTCATGATTGTGGCAGAATTTATCAGCAAGTATGCAGCCGCTTGGACTTCCGGCAAAGTTTTTGGCTGGCCGTTTCCAGAGAAAATGGTTTGCTTTGGTCTGTCTGTAGCTCAAGCTGCTTCGACTCTGGCGGCGATTACGGTAGCTTTTAATATTGAATTAGTAGATGAGTTAACTGTTAATGGTGTTATTGCCATGATTTTATTTAGTTGTATCGCTTCTCCCTGGATAGTCAATCGTTGGGGTAAATTAGTCAAACCAGCCGAAAAATTAGACGGCGACAATCAGCGCAATTGGTCGGAAAGGGTATTAGTTCCGGTCGCTAACCCTAGCACAGAAGATAACCTATTACAATTGGCGATTTTGCTGGTCAAAAAATCTAAAGGTACTCTATTACCTCTTAATGTGATTTCTGACAAAAACGGTAATATTTCTTCCTCGGCTAAAACTAAACAAAGCCGTTTATTGTCTGTGGCTGAACAGATAGCTCACGCCGCAACGGTTAAGGTTGAGTCTATTGCTAGAATTGATGCAGCTATATCCAGGGGAATTGTTCGTAGTGCCACCGAACGCAACGCGACGCTGATTATTTGCGGTTGGAAGGGGTATTCAACCTATCAAGAGAATTTCTTTGGTAGCGTAATTGATCAGATTATCAGGCGTTCACCTGTGCCAGTTTTGATTACTCGCTTCCCTCAGCCTCTGGAAAATACGGAGAGGGTATTTATGGTATTCAATCAAGGGGAAATTTCCTCTTGGGAATTTAAACAAACTCTGGAAATAACTAAAGCGATCGCTGAAGAAATTAAAGCGAAATTACACTTATTGGTATTGGTGACTGATTATCTGACCGTGGATTTAAATCTTTCATCCTTCGGTCTAAGTAAAGATACCCCAGTTCAACAAATACAAGGGAATTTTATTATGAAAGTTTCCCGAATGCTCAAAACTAATGATTTGTTATTATTAACTCCCGGCAGTCATGAGAATCAGGCTTTCGGATTCTCTAGAAGCGGCTTGGTAGAACCAGAAACAATTGTTCGCGCTCATTCAGATGTTGCGACTATTGTCGTTCATTTCCCTAAACTTAGTTAA
- the glyS gene encoding glycine--tRNA ligase subunit beta, whose translation MPSFLLEVGTEELPATFVEGAIAQWEAMIPASLKEQYLTCESVKVYATPRRLAVVIAGLPQQQPDREEEIKGPPASAAFKDGKPTKAAEGFAKKQNINLEDIEIRPTPKGDFVFVLKQIPGRKTSEILTELIPQWINRLEGKRFMRWGDGDIRFPRPIRWLVALLDKEILPLSIPNGSETISSDRHSQGHRVLHSNSVSIAEATDYAETLGKAFVEVDPQTRKTAIANQVKVAANSVGGEAEIPEELLNEVVNLVEWPTAVVGTFDADFLVLPPEVIKMVMVTHQRYFPVLDTHGNLKPYFITISNGDPAKAAIIASGNERVIRARLADGEFFYKTDLKKPLENYLPDLENVTFQEDLGSVRDKVNRIIANADRIGKQLEVSEGELAQIKRAALLCKADLVSQMVYEFPELEGIMGEKYALAGGEPEAIAKAIVEHYLPKGASDRLPTNIISQVVALADKLDTLVSIFGLGMLPTGSSDPFALRRAANGVVNIIWSADLPLNLHELLKDLTTDFVNSHPNAMLGLIHHLEDFFLQRIRTLLQDEKAIDYDLVNAVLGDEDIEYKERALQDLLDVRDRALFLQEIRGDGTLDIIYETINRSTRLAKQGDLDTGELQPHAVINPSLFEKYSEQAFMEALEDLIPNTQAALETRNYRQLVTALAAIVPTVTQFFDGENSVLVMDSNPKVQRNRLNLLGLLRNHARVLADFGAIVKG comes from the coding sequence ATGCCTAGCTTTTTACTCGAAGTCGGTACAGAAGAATTACCAGCAACCTTTGTCGAAGGCGCGATCGCCCAATGGGAGGCGATGATTCCCGCCAGCCTAAAAGAACAATACCTCACCTGCGAGTCGGTGAAAGTGTACGCCACACCGCGAAGACTGGCTGTAGTCATAGCGGGACTGCCACAACAGCAACCTGATCGCGAAGAAGAAATCAAAGGTCCCCCCGCCAGTGCTGCCTTCAAAGACGGGAAACCGACGAAAGCAGCGGAAGGTTTCGCGAAAAAACAGAATATCAACTTAGAAGATATCGAAATTCGCCCGACCCCCAAAGGGGATTTCGTGTTTGTCCTCAAACAAATTCCCGGACGGAAAACGTCGGAAATTTTAACGGAATTAATACCCCAATGGATTAATCGGTTAGAAGGTAAAAGATTTATGCGCTGGGGAGATGGAGATATCCGCTTCCCCCGTCCGATTCGTTGGTTAGTAGCCCTATTAGATAAGGAGATATTACCGCTAAGTATCCCCAACGGTTCGGAAACTATTAGCAGCGATCGCCATAGCCAAGGTCATCGAGTGTTACACTCGAACTCAGTGAGTATTGCGGAAGCGACGGACTATGCGGAAACCCTGGGTAAAGCGTTTGTAGAAGTAGATCCGCAGACCCGAAAAACAGCGATCGCCAACCAGGTAAAAGTAGCAGCGAACAGCGTAGGCGGGGAGGCGGAAATTCCCGAAGAGTTACTGAATGAAGTGGTTAACTTAGTGGAATGGCCGACAGCAGTAGTGGGAACTTTTGACGCGGACTTTTTAGTGCTGCCACCAGAAGTGATTAAAATGGTAATGGTGACACATCAGCGCTATTTCCCAGTCCTAGATACCCACGGTAATCTGAAACCATATTTTATTACGATTTCTAATGGTGATCCAGCCAAAGCTGCAATTATTGCATCGGGTAATGAACGGGTAATCCGCGCGAGATTAGCAGATGGAGAATTTTTCTATAAAACCGATTTAAAGAAACCCCTAGAAAACTATCTCCCCGACTTGGAAAATGTCACGTTTCAAGAAGATTTGGGTTCAGTTCGCGACAAGGTGAATAGAATTATTGCCAATGCCGATCGCATTGGTAAACAGCTAGAAGTAAGCGAAGGGGAACTCGCCCAGATAAAAAGGGCAGCCTTATTATGTAAGGCGGATTTAGTCTCTCAGATGGTTTATGAATTTCCCGAACTTGAGGGAATCATGGGGGAAAAATATGCTTTAGCTGGCGGCGAACCTGAAGCGATCGCTAAGGCTATAGTTGAACATTATCTCCCCAAAGGAGCAAGTGATCGCCTCCCGACAAATATCATTAGTCAAGTGGTCGCCCTAGCTGATAAACTCGACACGCTAGTTAGTATTTTTGGCTTGGGAATGCTTCCCACAGGTTCATCAGATCCCTTTGCTCTGAGAAGGGCGGCTAATGGAGTTGTGAATATTATCTGGTCTGCTGACCTACCTTTAAACTTGCATGAACTGCTAAAGGATTTAACGACGGATTTCGTTAATAGTCATCCTAACGCGATGTTAGGTCTGATTCATCATTTAGAAGATTTCTTTTTACAGCGCATTCGGACTTTGTTGCAGGACGAGAAAGCCATTGATTATGATTTGGTTAATGCGGTGTTGGGAGATGAAGACATAGAATATAAGGAACGCGCGTTACAAGATTTATTAGATGTACGCGATCGCGCTTTGTTTTTACAAGAAATTCGCGGTGACGGTACTTTAGACATCATCTATGAAACTATCAACCGTTCCACCCGTCTCGCTAAACAAGGCGACCTCGACACGGGGGAACTTCAACCCCATGCGGTGATTAACCCTTCTCTGTTTGAAAAGTATTCAGAACAAGCATTTATGGAAGCCCTAGAAGACTTGATACCCAACACTCAAGCCGCATTAGAAACTCGCAATTATCGACAATTAGTGACAGCCTTAGCAGCAATTGTTCCCACAGTTACCCAATTCTTTGATGGTGAAAATAGCGTCTTGGTGATGGACTCTAATCCGAAAGTACAGCGAAACCGTCTCAACCTACTAGGGTTGTTGCGAAATCATGCGCGTGTACTAGCAGATTTTGGCGCAATTGTCAAGGGGTAA
- a CDS encoding serine/threonine-protein kinase: MGRIFKNSGRYGNHLRSRKYCATKMEKLRHNKYYAVTHNAIAMTCCINPNCPQPINPDNLTYCQSCNTPLISLLRGRYRILKPLGKGGFSRTYLAEDTDNLNRRCVVKQLVAEVKSNWGLQKAADLFKLEAQQLQQLEGNPQIPGIYGYFEEDNCLYLIQQYIEGENLAQLLEQGGRWNQAQVRQLLLKLLPVLEFIHSRQVIHRDIKPENIIHRSRVPQPISDRHNLTPTPNQSAPTIIQDKVVTQTTDIGDLVLIDFGVSKQLSETVMVNPLGTRVGSDGYAALEQMRGGEAYAASDLYSLGVTCFHLLTGIHPFELWTEEGYGWTKNWRNYLPTPISPELGQIIDRLLQKDLSDRYTNAAEVLRDLNSNSHPLPVISHPLFMGLSRRRKPAKTIAIASAALLLLGTGGNILLKNTPPTLMSWITPVSAWNQARLGQTLTGHTARVLTVAITPDGKTLASGSDDNTVRLWSLQTFEHLSTLTGHGGAINSIAISPDGRVIASGSRDNTVKLWDLHSKQEIATLKGHERDITTIAFSRDGQTLASGSHDHTITLWYLGTNELIGTLRGHNREIRAVAFSPNGRLLASASQDNTVKLWDLNRREEISTLLSHDNSVNAIAFSRDGQTLISGSSDKTLKLWDVTTKEVMATLHGHSQAIKSIAVSPDGRIIASGGDDDTVQLWDLKNQEAIATLRGPSSKIEAIAFSPKRPLLVSGSHNRNLEIWQIPD, encoded by the coding sequence GTGGGGAGAATTTTTAAAAACTCTGGTAGATATGGAAATCATCTGCGATCGCGAAAATATTGTGCCACCAAAATGGAAAAATTGAGGCACAATAAATATTATGCTGTCACTCACAATGCGATCGCTATGACCTGCTGCATCAACCCCAACTGTCCGCAACCGATAAACCCCGACAACCTTACATATTGTCAAAGCTGTAATACCCCCCTAATTTCCCTACTGCGGGGACGCTACCGCATTCTTAAACCGTTAGGAAAAGGAGGGTTTAGTCGCACCTATCTAGCTGAGGATACGGATAACCTCAACCGTCGGTGTGTAGTCAAACAACTGGTGGCGGAGGTAAAAAGTAACTGGGGACTACAAAAGGCAGCCGACTTGTTCAAGTTGGAGGCGCAACAATTACAGCAACTAGAAGGTAACCCACAAATTCCGGGAATTTACGGTTATTTTGAAGAAGATAATTGTCTATATTTAATCCAACAATATATAGAAGGAGAAAACCTGGCGCAACTTTTAGAACAGGGTGGAAGATGGAATCAAGCACAAGTCCGCCAACTGCTGTTAAAATTGCTTCCGGTTTTAGAATTTATCCATAGTCGCCAGGTGATTCACCGAGATATTAAACCGGAAAATATCATCCATCGTAGCAGGGTTCCTCAACCGATAAGCGATCGCCATAATTTAACCCCTACCCCTAACCAAAGCGCACCCACTATCATTCAAGATAAAGTAGTTACCCAAACCACAGATATCGGTGATTTAGTATTAATTGATTTTGGGGTATCCAAACAACTATCAGAAACGGTGATGGTTAACCCTCTAGGGACAAGAGTAGGTTCAGATGGTTATGCGGCTTTAGAACAAATGCGTGGGGGAGAAGCCTACGCCGCCAGTGACCTATACAGTTTGGGTGTCACCTGCTTTCATTTACTCACGGGAATTCATCCCTTTGAATTATGGACAGAAGAAGGTTATGGCTGGACAAAAAACTGGCGTAATTATCTACCAACTCCTATCAGTCCAGAATTAGGACAAATTATCGATCGCCTACTTCAGAAAGACCTAAGCGATCGCTATACCAACGCCGCCGAAGTTTTAAGAGACCTCAACTCTAATAGTCATCCTCTCCCAGTGATTTCCCATCCTTTATTTATGGGATTATCCCGCCGCCGAAAACCTGCGAAAACGATAGCGATCGCTAGTGCGGCATTATTGTTATTGGGGACGGGTGGAAATATACTATTAAAAAATACCCCCCCAACGTTAATGTCTTGGATAACTCCGGTGTCGGCGTGGAATCAAGCGAGGTTAGGACAAACCTTAACCGGACACACTGCTAGGGTATTAACTGTGGCTATTACCCCTGATGGTAAAACTCTCGCCAGTGGTAGTGATGATAATACGGTGAGATTATGGAGTTTACAAACCTTTGAACATCTTTCTACTTTAACGGGACATGGAGGCGCTATCAACTCGATTGCTATCAGTCCTGATGGTCGAGTTATCGCCAGTGGTAGTCGCGACAATACGGTGAAATTGTGGGATCTTCACAGCAAACAAGAAATCGCCACGCTGAAAGGACATGAAAGGGATATTACGACGATCGCTTTTAGTCGAGACGGTCAAACTCTCGCCAGCGGTAGTCACGACCATACTATTACTTTATGGTATTTAGGGACTAATGAACTCATTGGTACATTAAGAGGGCATAATCGGGAAATTCGCGCGGTGGCTTTTAGTCCTAATGGTAGACTGCTGGCTAGTGCTTCCCAGGATAATACGGTGAAATTGTGGGATCTTAACCGCCGCGAGGAAATCTCGACTTTATTATCCCATGATAACTCAGTTAATGCGATCGCCTTTAGTCGAGATGGTCAAACTCTCATCAGCGGAAGTAGTGATAAAACTCTGAAATTATGGGACGTTACCACTAAGGAAGTTATGGCTACCTTACACGGACATTCACAGGCGATTAAATCTATCGCGGTGAGTCCTGATGGTCGAATTATCGCCAGTGGTGGTGATGATGATACAGTCCAACTTTGGGACCTCAAAAATCAAGAAGCGATCGCTACCTTGCGAGGACCTTCCTCTAAAATTGAAGCGATCGCCTTTTCTCCCAAACGTCCCCTCTTAGTTAGTGGTAGCCATAATCGCAACCTGGAAATTTGGCAAATTCCTGACTAA
- a CDS encoding aromatic ring-hydroxylating dioxygenase subunit alpha, with protein MTPSYANRRDIRQLGINPHCWYVVSSSQEVTSSPVGVILWNQPIVLFRDTQGKINALEDRCPHRQVKLSHGKAIGDEIECTYHGWRFNGGGDCVYVPYLQENQKPPKCGIKTYPVRELYGFIWIFIGEEKPDNEPLEIPEWEHLNYIATVATIHTQAHYSFLVENLMDMYHGHLHQNWQAWTEAQLDYITETDNKVDAYYEAQSYYKIDKIWSISQLFFRSLRQLHPERLTVSYIYPHWYSTLGEDFKIYCLLCPISVSETRAYLIHFTSLNAFWRLHKLPIKFRKFIKNRLFGCAKKMLDGLVAEDVKMIEEEQRAYQNHPQRRGYELNKAIASVQRVMKKQAIAN; from the coding sequence ATGACCCCAAGTTACGCAAATAGGAGGGACATCAGACAATTAGGGATTAACCCCCATTGCTGGTATGTTGTTAGTAGCAGCCAGGAAGTCACCAGTAGCCCGGTGGGGGTAATTTTGTGGAATCAGCCGATTGTGTTATTCAGAGACACTCAGGGGAAAATAAACGCCTTAGAAGACAGATGTCCCCATCGCCAAGTGAAACTAAGTCACGGAAAAGCGATCGGAGACGAGATAGAATGTACATATCACGGCTGGAGGTTTAATGGTGGTGGAGACTGTGTTTATGTACCGTATTTACAGGAGAATCAAAAACCACCAAAATGCGGAATCAAGACCTATCCAGTGCGAGAATTATATGGATTTATTTGGATATTCATAGGAGAGGAAAAGCCAGATAATGAACCCCTAGAAATTCCCGAATGGGAACACCTGAACTACATAGCCACCGTGGCGACAATTCACACCCAGGCGCACTATTCTTTTTTAGTCGAAAACCTGATGGATATGTACCACGGACACCTACACCAAAACTGGCAAGCCTGGACGGAGGCGCAATTAGATTATATCACAGAAACCGACAATAAAGTTGATGCTTATTATGAAGCACAAAGCTATTATAAAATAGACAAAATCTGGTCTATATCACAACTATTTTTCCGGTCGCTGCGACAACTCCACCCGGAAAGGCTGACGGTTAGTTATATATATCCCCATTGGTATTCTACTCTCGGTGAAGACTTCAAGATTTACTGTTTACTCTGTCCAATTAGTGTAAGTGAAACCCGCGCCTACTTAATCCATTTCACGTCACTTAACGCCTTTTGGAGACTGCATAAACTCCCGATTAAATTTCGTAAATTCATCAAAAACAGGTTATTTGGTTGTGCGAAAAAAATGTTAGATGGTTTAGTGGCAGAGGATGTAAAAATGATAGAGGAGGAACAACGGGCTTATCAAAATCACCCCCAGCGGCGGGGTTATGAATTAAATAAAGCGATCGCATCTGTGCAGCGAGTGATGAAAAAGCAGGCGATCGCCAATTAA
- a CDS encoding DUF3352 domain-containing protein, with translation MLAKNKPSLLVTIGAIAVLVGGGVAAYFALTARRTIRDVPLGANIVPQDALLAVSVSTAPQKWQTLQQYGTSQSQAAFEQLLIQWRDRIFTDQGYNFEQDIQPWIGNEVMMAWLPDPALVSGQPSPSGDTPRQSPMASARILLLPIANPLRAQEILSARKSLNQGEILERNYRGIDIFETQGRLQNYSIAVLGREFLLVSDDPRATDRAIDTYHGDSSLAATPGYSAAIQQIRNSQAFAQVYLNIPVAASLASMTAAQPIPPESLAQLKRHQGFATTAILRDNGINFQGVSWLRPNTDRKLTVGNSTDGMLRRIPDTAIMTLGGTNLKQFWSDYNQGANANPIAPFNPQALAATLQESIGMELQRDFLSWMDGEFSLSVIPAISNPNTPQRFMAGLVFMVRASDRNAADNALQQLDQILRGRGFQVGDAQLNGQPVVQWTSPYGGFTVLRGWLDGDVAFVNLGAPVANQIIPQPQTAISSSSLFRQTFPSSLSPKHGNFYINVEQVFNRQNLSLPPLPPQQEVWVNAIQSIGLTTAVIDNHTSRYDLFVNLKSAAVSTDNQEN, from the coding sequence ATGCTTGCAAAAAATAAACCGTCCCTGCTTGTAACTATAGGTGCGATCGCTGTTTTGGTTGGTGGTGGGGTTGCTGCCTATTTCGCACTCACCGCTAGAAGAACTATTAGAGATGTGCCTTTGGGGGCTAATATTGTTCCCCAAGATGCGCTGTTAGCTGTTTCTGTTTCTACTGCGCCACAAAAATGGCAAACACTTCAACAGTATGGCACTTCACAGTCTCAGGCGGCTTTTGAACAATTGCTAATTCAGTGGCGCGATCGCATTTTTACTGATCAGGGCTATAATTTTGAGCAAGATATTCAGCCCTGGATTGGTAATGAGGTGATGATGGCTTGGTTGCCTGATCCGGCTTTGGTCTCTGGTCAGCCTTCCCCCTCCGGTGATACTCCCCGTCAGTCTCCCATGGCTTCCGCTAGGATCTTATTACTTCCTATCGCTAATCCTCTCCGCGCTCAAGAAATTTTGTCCGCACGAAAGTCTTTAAATCAAGGAGAAATTCTCGAACGTAACTACCGGGGAATTGATATCTTTGAAACTCAAGGACGATTGCAAAATTATTCTATTGCAGTCCTGGGTCGAGAGTTTCTTCTCGTTTCTGATGACCCTCGTGCTACTGATAGGGCGATCGATACTTATCACGGTGATAGTTCCCTCGCTGCTACTCCTGGATATTCCGCAGCCATTCAACAAATTAGAAATTCCCAGGCTTTTGCTCAGGTTTATCTGAATATTCCCGTCGCTGCTTCTTTGGCTTCTATGACGGCGGCGCAGCCTATTCCCCCAGAAAGTTTGGCACAATTGAAACGACACCAGGGCTTTGCTACTACTGCTATTTTAAGAGATAATGGCATTAATTTTCAGGGGGTTTCCTGGTTGCGGCCTAACACTGATAGAAAACTCACTGTTGGGAATTCTACTGATGGAATGCTCAGACGTATCCCAGATACGGCGATTATGACTCTCGGTGGCACCAACCTTAAACAGTTCTGGAGTGATTATAATCAGGGGGCTAATGCTAATCCGATCGCTCCTTTTAATCCACAGGCTTTGGCTGCTACTTTACAAGAGTCTATTGGTATGGAGTTGCAGCGAGATTTCCTTAGCTGGATGGATGGGGAGTTTTCTCTGTCTGTAATTCCCGCTATTTCTAATCCTAACACCCCTCAACGCTTTATGGCTGGTTTGGTGTTTATGGTTAGGGCGAGCGATCGCAATGCGGCGGACAACGCTTTACAACAATTAGATCAAATTCTCAGGGGTCGCGGTTTCCAGGTTGGTGATGCTCAACTTAATGGTCAGCCTGTGGTTCAGTGGACTTCTCCCTATGGCGGCTTTACTGTGCTTCGCGGTTGGTTAGATGGAGATGTCGCTTTTGTCAATTTGGGCGCTCCTGTGGCTAACCAAATTATACCACAACCTCAAACCGCCATTAGTTCCAGTTCTTTATTCCGACAAACTTTCCCCTCTAGTCTTAGTCCTAAACATGGGAATTTTTATATTAATGTTGAACAGGTATTTAATCGCCAAAACCTTTCTTTACCCCCTTTACCCCCTCAACAAGAAGTCTGGGTAAATGCTATTCAATCTATCGGTTTGACTACCGCTGTCATCGATAACCACACCAGCCGTTATGACCTATTTGTTAATCTAAAATCCGCCGCTGTATCTACTGATAATCAGGAGAATTAG